The following proteins are encoded in a genomic region of Desulfosporosinus youngiae DSM 17734:
- a CDS encoding O-antigen ligase family protein gives MKRWGAWIIPLFFALVPWDISKVLFPPYQSGAETPTSLTFLRLGMILLLAWGAVRFAQAGIGKTLKRLTEVPLIWAVLPLFIAVLISLTGSLQSRTTMIEGLRLLILFAVGVSVALGADRKEVFDRVFKVIFAMATLTAIIGLAQYLSGNWIWGGGIDMAGVRRVNATFIDPNLFARYLDISILGTLLLLQRRKWNLQIGIALALLIQVAALVVTFSRTGWLILLLGVLILAIGSVKKRRVHWSVLGLGGLGFAALYLIPGIRVRFETLFTGMSALGQREHLIKGGWAMFIENPLTGVGLGNFRWAIEQPYHYLVPWSDAVTRSHTSLITVAAEMGIFGILGMAAFLLLLFIMNSRVLNQMNVYAQAISMSVFVVWLSSQGEGRFFEDPMIWAFWGLSLAIQWKPWGESWDG, from the coding sequence GTGAAACGGTGGGGCGCTTGGATTATACCCTTATTTTTTGCTTTGGTACCTTGGGATATTAGCAAAGTTCTGTTTCCCCCTTATCAAAGCGGTGCGGAAACCCCGACCTCTTTGACCTTTTTGCGTCTGGGAATGATCCTTTTATTAGCTTGGGGCGCAGTGCGTTTTGCCCAAGCAGGCATAGGGAAGACCTTAAAACGTCTTACTGAGGTACCATTGATCTGGGCGGTCCTTCCCTTGTTTATTGCTGTCCTTATTTCACTGACAGGCAGTTTGCAATCACGAACAACCATGATCGAAGGCCTGCGTCTCCTGATCCTTTTTGCTGTGGGGGTCAGTGTGGCTTTAGGAGCGGACCGCAAAGAGGTCTTTGACCGAGTGTTTAAGGTGATCTTCGCTATGGCTACTCTGACTGCCATTATTGGTCTGGCACAATACCTGAGCGGAAACTGGATCTGGGGCGGAGGGATTGATATGGCCGGAGTACGGAGAGTGAATGCCACCTTCATCGATCCTAATCTATTTGCCCGTTATCTGGATATCTCTATCTTAGGAACCCTGCTCCTTCTTCAGCGGCGGAAATGGAATTTGCAGATCGGGATAGCTTTGGCCCTTCTTATCCAGGTTGCGGCTCTGGTAGTTACATTTTCGAGAACAGGCTGGCTGATTCTGCTCTTGGGTGTTCTTATTTTGGCTATCGGTTCAGTGAAAAAACGGAGAGTCCATTGGAGTGTCCTGGGGCTTGGCGGGTTGGGATTCGCTGCTCTTTATCTGATCCCCGGTATCCGGGTTCGCTTTGAGACACTTTTTACCGGGATGAGTGCCCTTGGACAGCGGGAGCACCTGATTAAAGGCGGCTGGGCTATGTTTATCGAAAATCCTTTGACTGGAGTCGGGCTGGGAAATTTTCGGTGGGCGATCGAACAACCCTACCATTATCTTGTACCTTGGAGTGATGCAGTCACCCGCTCCCATACCAGTCTGATAACCGTCGCCGCAGAGATGGGGATTTTCGGGATTTTAGGAATGGCTGCTTTTTTGTTGCTGCTCTTTATAATGAACTCGCGTGTCTTAAATCAAATGAATGTCTATGCCCAGGCAATATCGATGAGTGTTTTTGTGGTTTGGCTGAGCTCCCAGGGGGAAGGCCGTTTTTTTGAAGATCCTATGATTTGGGCTTTCTGGGGATTGAGCCTAGCTATACAATGGAAACCTTGGGGAGAGAGTTGGGATGGCTAA
- a CDS encoding glycosyltransferase family 4 protein: protein MRFLILTQYFPPETGAAQVRLKELAKGLQRQGHEVVVVTAFPNHPSGVIPPEYRGRWSMKDEVEGLPVYRTWVYPVQRGRFWKRLLNYFSFTFSSLWGILKAGPCDVLFVESPPLFLGMTAVLGSWIKRARLVFNVSDLWPESAVALGLVTNKTMIRMTEGLETWLYNRSWKLSAVTVGIRDTWIKRGIPADKIAFLPNGVNLELFRPLPPDQEFKEKLGLQDKFVLVYTGTMGYAQGLESVLEAANLLRSESQYQFLFLGDGTEKPKLEEMAKEMKLPNVQFLGFQPVTDMPRYMSLAAGSIIPLKKLKLFEGARPSKMFPAMGCAVPVIYSGEGEAVELIREAGAGLTVEPENPQEMAQAIRSLYELSDQGKSMGKSGRRYVEDHYSWDSIVSQWLKELK from the coding sequence ATGCGATTTTTAATACTGACCCAATACTTTCCTCCGGAAACAGGGGCGGCTCAGGTCCGGCTGAAAGAACTAGCTAAAGGATTGCAGCGTCAGGGGCATGAGGTTGTGGTTGTCACCGCTTTTCCCAATCATCCTTCCGGGGTGATTCCGCCCGAGTATCGAGGCCGCTGGTCTATGAAAGATGAAGTAGAGGGGTTGCCCGTCTACCGGACATGGGTTTACCCTGTGCAGCGGGGACGTTTCTGGAAACGCCTTTTAAATTACTTTTCCTTTACCTTTTCCTCTCTCTGGGGAATCTTAAAGGCAGGGCCTTGTGACGTCCTCTTCGTGGAGTCTCCGCCCCTCTTTCTGGGGATGACCGCCGTGCTGGGAAGCTGGATAAAACGTGCCCGCCTGGTGTTTAATGTTTCGGATCTCTGGCCGGAATCCGCAGTAGCCTTGGGATTGGTCACCAACAAGACAATGATCCGCATGACAGAGGGATTGGAAACCTGGCTCTATAATCGCTCCTGGAAGCTGTCCGCGGTTACGGTCGGGATTCGGGATACCTGGATAAAACGTGGTATTCCGGCCGACAAGATTGCCTTTTTGCCCAATGGAGTCAACCTGGAACTTTTCCGCCCCCTTCCTCCGGATCAAGAATTCAAAGAGAAGCTGGGACTTCAGGATAAATTCGTCTTAGTCTATACCGGCACAATGGGCTATGCCCAGGGCTTGGAAAGTGTACTGGAAGCGGCTAATCTCTTGCGTTCCGAGTCACAGTACCAATTTCTCTTCCTGGGAGATGGGACGGAAAAACCAAAACTGGAGGAAATGGCCAAAGAGATGAAGCTGCCGAATGTGCAATTCCTCGGATTTCAGCCGGTAACCGATATGCCCCGCTACATGTCCTTGGCGGCGGGAAGTATTATTCCCTTAAAAAAGCTCAAGCTTTTTGAAGGGGCCCGTCCCTCCAAGATGTTTCCGGCAATGGGCTGTGCGGTTCCCGTTATTTATAGCGGAGAAGGGGAGGCTGTGGAACTGATTCGGGAGGCTGGAGCAGGACTGACGGTTGAACCTGAAAACCCCCAAGAGATGGCCCAGGCCATTCGATCTTTATACGAGTTAAGTGACCAGGGGAAGTCTATGGGAAAAAGCGGAAGACGGTATGTAGAAGACCATTATTCCTGGGATAGTATTGTCAGCCAGTGGCTTAAAGAACTAAAATAG
- the wecB gene encoding non-hydrolyzing UDP-N-acetylglucosamine 2-epimerase, protein MKIATVVGARPQFIKAAPVSRVLRRAHQEILIHTGQHYDANMSDIFFDELHIPRPDFHLGIGSGRHGAQTGSILEKVEDVLIQETPDALLVYGDTNSTLAGALAASKLHIPVIHIEAGLRSFNRRMPEEINRVLTDHLSSRLFCPTETAVKNLAAEGITKGVFQNGDVMYDAFLYNLELAKEKSNILQTQGLNPKSYVLCTIHRAENTDDPARLTQILKAVSKISVPVVLPLHPRTRKIVHQLGLTSLLERVKVLEPVGYLDMIALEANTLKLVTDSGGVQKEAYFAGVPCITMRDETEWVETVEVGWNCLTGADEEKILEAVERFAPPEHRPTIFGEGKAAEQFVEMMDKEG, encoded by the coding sequence ATGAAAATCGCAACGGTCGTAGGAGCAAGGCCCCAGTTTATTAAGGCAGCCCCCGTCTCCCGTGTTTTAAGAAGGGCCCATCAAGAAATACTAATTCATACAGGGCAGCATTATGATGCCAACATGTCGGATATTTTTTTCGATGAACTCCATATTCCCCGACCGGATTTTCACTTAGGAATCGGATCTGGCCGGCATGGGGCTCAGACCGGGTCGATTCTGGAAAAGGTTGAAGACGTGCTGATTCAGGAAACCCCGGATGCCTTGTTAGTGTATGGTGATACCAACTCTACCCTGGCGGGGGCTTTAGCCGCCTCGAAACTTCATATTCCGGTGATCCATATTGAAGCGGGACTGCGAAGTTTCAACCGTCGAATGCCCGAAGAAATTAACCGGGTATTAACGGATCATCTTTCCAGCCGGCTTTTCTGTCCGACGGAAACAGCCGTGAAAAACCTGGCCGCCGAGGGAATTACGAAGGGGGTTTTTCAAAATGGAGATGTTATGTATGATGCCTTCCTTTATAACCTTGAATTGGCCAAGGAGAAATCGAACATTCTCCAGACTCAGGGTTTAAACCCCAAGTCCTATGTGCTCTGTACCATACATCGTGCGGAAAACACGGATGATCCGGCACGTCTGACCCAAATCTTGAAAGCCGTATCAAAAATTTCAGTTCCTGTCGTTCTTCCCCTGCATCCGCGAACCCGCAAAATTGTTCATCAATTAGGTTTAACCTCACTGCTGGAACGGGTAAAGGTCCTGGAACCCGTCGGTTATCTGGACATGATTGCCCTGGAAGCGAACACCTTGAAGCTGGTGACGGATTCAGGCGGAGTCCAAAAAGAAGCCTATTTTGCCGGTGTCCCTTGTATTACCATGCGGGATGAGACAGAGTGGGTGGAAACCGTTGAAGTGGGGTGGAACTGCTTGACCGGTGCAGATGAAGAGAAGATTCTGGAGGCTGTGGAGAGGTTTGCTCCGCCGGAGCATCGGCCGACCATATTTGGAGAGGGCAAGGCCGCAGAGCAATTTGTGGAAATGATGGATAAGGAAGGTTAA